CTGGAGCTTCAGTTAATTCAATAAACATTGCCAACACAATGAATACTATGATAAGTGATACATGTGTGGAAATTGGTAAGTTGGCCcgtaaatttaatgaacGATTTTATCGTTTGAGTGGATCTAATTCACCGATGTGGATTATTCCTGAAGCTGAAAAATCGATATTACACTTCGTTGGAAGTGAGAATAAATCGAATTCATCACAGCCGAGTGTTTTAGTATCGCATATTCTGGACTATATACCCCACACCATAAGCTTTAAGAACAGGTTATTGGTGTTTTACAACTACATAAACAAGGACAAAGCCCAATGCAGAAACCCAATGATTGATATAATAGGCTCATCAGTGTATATTATAAGGCGTCAGTTCATCGTCGAGGACGGTATTTCAACACTGGGTAACCTGAACAACCACCAGCTAAAGCAAGTTTTCAGGGTTCTATTTGTAGACGAGAATGGTATAGAGGAGCAAGGGGTTGACGGCGGAGGCCTTTTTAAGGAGTTCTTAATCACACTTTGCACCCTGATTTTTGATCCTACATACGGAATTTTCGAAGAAGTACCAGAGGAGAGAAGTTACTACCCATGTCCAAATTCTGGAATTATCCACGAAAACCACCTCGAACTATTCTGTTTTATAGGGAAAATAGTCGGAAAAGCACTCTATGAACAGATTCTCATTGAGCCTGTTCTATCCCGCCTTTTACTTAACTTGATACTTAAGAGACGTAACACTCTGGACGACTTGAAGTTATTTGACAGCGCTCTTTATAGAAACATTACAATGTTGAGGGGCATGTCAGAATCTGAAATTGAGGATTTGGGTCTGACTTTTACTTGCACAACACAATGTTTTGGGAGCACAATTCAGGAAGATCTTATCCCGAATGGCCACAACACCAGGGTCACGAAGCAAAACCTCGAGTCCTTCATTCATCAATTCTCCAACTTTAAGTGTAATCGCATGATCGAGTCTCAGTGCTCTGCTTTTTTGCAGGGTCTTTCCAGTATTATTCCGCTTGAATGGCTTCAGATGTTCTCACCGTCTGAGCTAGAACTATTAATTTCAGGCTCCTCAGAGGCTATTGACATCTCAGATTTACGGAAAAACACCGTCTATGCAGGTGGATTCGATGAAAACAATCCCACCATTCAGTGGCTTTGGGAAATTTTGGTATCTACTGCTTCAGCTTTGATTTGCTACCTCCCTTTACTAGTTTTATCATTAACTCACTCTATCCTTATTCTAGTCATTTTACgtcttattttacctaaaattaattatgtactatagtaatagtatatattatacgACTGGtatgataataatgtgtaggatGAATACGATAATAATGAAAGGAGTTCGTTTTTATGGTTTGTAACGTGTTGTAAGAGGTCCCCTTTGATGGGGTTTAAGCAGTTGCAACCTCCATTTTGCGTCCACAAGGAGCCGGATCCAAACCGACTCCCATCAGTCTCCACCTGTCTGAACCTGCTAAAGTTGCCCGAATCCACCTCCAAAGAAGTTTTAAAGTCCAAAATCGTTGATGCAATGTCACTCTCCAAGGGATTCGGCCTACACTAAATTACTTTTTACCACACCCATTGTGCCataaatatactatgtaCTATATACATTTGCATACTATATGATATGTAAagttaaaatgttaatataGTTGATAGAGTTAAAAGATAATTGAGAGTTTAGATTGACAAATTTGTTTGTATTCGGGTTGTAGAACCCTAACTTGATAACATTACCCCTTAAGGGAGCCATCAGTATCTGACCCAGAATCTTTGGGGAAAAActtcattttcattaatCATTCTCTACAGGTTTTAAAAACTTTACGAGAATTATGTTAACTTAAATTGCTAGATCGCGATAGGTTGTTGAAGTAGAGTTAGAATAATCAGTTAGGATAGAAGAGGTGTAAGTGCTCCTATTTGTTAATGTTCCTACATGATCGGTTCTTGTGCCAATATTATGATAATTACTCAAATTCAGAGTGAAATCGTACGTGTTTCCATCTGGTTCTAGTTCTAGATAACTTGATAGAGTAGAATTAACGTAATAATTCGATGCGGATGTAAAATACAAGGTCCTATTTGTTAATCTTCCTACCTGATCTGTTAATGTGTCAATATCAGGATGATTGCTTAAGTTCGAAATGAAATAACGAGTATTTCCATTTGAATCTACGATTTGTTCTGCCAATGATtccatattattattacaatttatatCATTAACTCTTAACAGAGTCATTTTTTAGAGATTTCTATttcaaaaaataacaaaatttgataaatactTTAAGATATAAGGAATCAACAGATTAACATGAGTTCAATAGGTGATCTTAGATCATATTTAATTTCTCGTTCTTCCCCACTGGTGAGTTTTATAATTGAATATCTTTCATATTTTGAGAACTATAACATATTATTTCATCTCCCATTtcttattttaaattaagtttttattttttgaaCCAATAACGACTGATATTTTTGTATATGTCTGATGTGTATGGGAATACACGTTGTACCCATAGAAGATAAAATATACCCTAAAACATACAATTTCTTCCTAATATTTTTCACTTATAGCATTAACAatagttttattatatttttgctattataattatactaaattaattatacgATAAAGTGTTCAATACACACTGTATGGCCATTGTCGATCTAACTTTacaatataaatattacataTGATAGATAATATAGTACATTAAGGAGTACATTGATTGATATTGTTcaatatattatttgagCGATTGATCGTTGTCAAATCTTTGCCTAAAAgctctaaaaataacattaatcAGATATATCATTACCTTTATgttcatattttttatatgtttCAATATTGTCCAATATTAAGTCCAAGTGAGGAATCTTAGAGGAGGGGTAATTCTTCTTATAGTGAGAAATTGAGTTTATTAACTGGGTCAAATCTGAATTACTGCAAAATTCCGTAATTTTGCCAATTTGATTTAAAGTTAATGTACAAATTTCTCTTACTATGTCGCTCTTTGGCAGTCTTACCAGAGCTACAAGTAACTTTATTGAAGAGCTACTATTCATTTTATAGTCGTAACTACCATTTTCAAACAACTGTTTCAGAATACAAAGACATTTCAAGTATTTAGACTCcttaaatatgtaaatatcCCAGttattcattaatttcACAACGTTTGAAACTTCATTTAAACTCATTAAATCGTTCTGTTCCAACTGTTTAAGAAATATTTGACACATAGTCGACGCAATTTTTTCGTTATCAAGCCTCAACGAATTGAGTGCTTTTAGCATTGGAAGGAACAATTTAGAACAATCGAAACACAATTTAAACACTTCTGAAGACTCGATAATGCTTTGGGTAAGTCTGGCCTTTGACGAGATGGGAAGCTTATAGCAGTCACCGACCACCTTCAGGTTAAGTAAAATCTTGTCAAATTTTGCAATATTGGTTACATTTTCcctcaaatttaaaaattcatgAACTGCGTTGTTAATAGTGATTTTACAACtagaatttataattttcctTCTTCTCCGGTTTAACAATGGGTTGTTATAGTATATCCACAATACTCCTACTATACCTCATTATCAACGTATACACTACAGTTAACTATGTAACACTAAGAGTAAATTCGGTATATAAGATGTCCTGGAGGGACCAAGTAATAAAACggaataatatatatagaACGAATAGGGTAAAAATTGTTACATTGTAGTTGTGACGCAATGATTGATCTTTGTTCAAATGATTTTGAGAGATGGTAACAGATTTTGCGATCACAAGCCTTCAAATCGTACAAAAGATTTGCTATGTTAATGAGGAATTGGACTGAAATTCCAGAATCTTGCGGTATACAGGTAGAATCCAAACAATTAATGAGTCTCAGCTTAAACTCGCTTACACATTTGGTTAAATTTGGAGAATTTAAGGCAgattttagtaaatttgtttttgaaatatattttaaaccagaaaacaacaaatttaaatttacttcatttttcattatacattatataatgtattatatatgaTATAGGgtgttatttatatttttatatcatttttattttatgtaGCAGGTCagaataatatattttaataaaataagtatCTGAAGTTCACCAAAAGTTagtatttttactattGTTGGTATGAATACTAAGTACGTACAAAGAGTGGATAAACAATCGGGTCCTTCTCTGGATGATTTTATATATGAGAAATCCATAAGTTTAAACAATggaattaaaaattcttaCAACAATTACATTTTCTATAATTCATCCCTTTCGACGTATTTCACCTTACACATCCACATAGTTATTTCTTTTTCTACCTAATATTACGttgttaactatataccacaactattaaatattagttagatgattttaaaatgtttataGAAGTGAATTTGTCCCAAGGACTGAATTTAAATACGATAGAAATATAGCGTGGTATACGCCTGAGATGGCTCGAGGAATGGTAAACATTAACAATAAAAGGAAAGCAGTTGACTGTGTTCTGGAGGTCCGAGACGCTAGAGCACCACTCTCATCAGCCAATCCTTCAATATTAAACCACTATCCAAACAACACCAATAAGCTCGTTATACTGAACAAGGCTGATTTAACTCCTAAACATTCACTTCAAGTATTATTACTTCAACTACACTACCACATCTTACTTATATACTTGGGTTTTAACTATCACATAATGgttatatatattagtatatgtatagtagcATGTAAACTGTGTTTAGAGATCAAGAGAGTTATTGGAATCAGTTGGTAATAAAGTAATCTTAATAAACTCATTATCTCttaagaaaattattaaaataaagcGATTTGTGACTTCTAATGTTAGTGTCAAATTTCCTACTCTTGGGTTTTGGCTTTTAGTAGTTGGTCTTCCAAATGTAGGCAAATCTTCCCTCATTAGAGCATTAAAACACCATTCATTTAAGGTATGTTCTGAGTATACTCAATTCCTTTCATAACAATACTCCTTCCGGGGCTTTTTAATTACTTATACACTTATGTACTtaactacacattatttcTATCTCCtatttgtaaaatgtattaCTATGATTATAGGAGCAATGGTATAGTAAAAGGGAATTATTGGAACACGAAAAAATGAGTATGAACTAAATTTCTCATGGTGTTATAGAAAGAACAAAGCCTAGGGTAGAAAATAGAGCAGGAACAACAAAGCTTTTAGACTTTTTCAACATCTCACTTAACCCTAAAATCTTTTGTTTCGATACTCCAGGAATTATGCTACCCAAGTAACATATCACCATTACTTTATACAAGCTATACATTTGCCACGAGTTACCACATTCTCTACTGAGTTATACAGTctattatagttatatacgGTCAAGATAGTGGTTTGAATAAAAGATACAGAATGGATGATGTTgagataaatttaaagttgGCTGCACTGGGTTGTTTAAACGATTCTG
Above is a window of Theileria parva strain Muguga chromosome 2, complete sequence, whole genome shotgun sequence DNA encoding:
- a CDS encoding 50S ribosome-binding GTPase family protein, encoding MNTKYVQRVDKQSGPSLDDFIYEKSISLNNGIKNSYNNYIFYNSSLSTSEFVPRTEFKYDRNIAWYTPEMARGMVNINNKRKAVDCVLEVRDARAPLSSANPSILNHYPNNTNKLVILNKADLTPKHSLQRSRELLESVGNKVILINSLSLKKIIKIKRFVTSNVSVKFPTLGFWLLVVGLPNVGKSSLIRALKHHSFKEQWYSKRELLEHEKMKRTKPRVENRAGTTKLLDFFNISLNPKIFCFDTPGIMLPKMDDVEINLKLAALGCLNDSVAGEDYIADYILYRLNKSNLYTYVKTLNLSSPTNNINKISQHIGEMIEKKWNSVDPVNCYKIFINQFRMGFFGKICLDDLSNVIQLNQLNDFLLSEPPSQYTTSFDIIHGL